The Heyndrickxia vini genome contains a region encoding:
- a CDS encoding thiamine pyrophosphate-binding protein codes for MSQIIEKEQKKRVMTGAKAIIECMKIEEVSKVFCVPGESYLPVLDAIYDEQTIDLISARHEGGASFMAEGYAKATRKPGVVMATRGVGGANLAIGVHTAYQDSTPMVVFLGQVHSKFRGREGFQEVDLDQFFGHIAKWTVEIKDAERVPELVQRAFRIAQTGRPGPVVISLPEDMLKVESEMSFGPKVKIPRPSPAIEEVVEIGEILEGAKNPLIIAGGGVIHSNGEQALIDFAEKFHLPVVAAFRRHDVFPNNHPLYVGHLGLGTAKGVLETTMEADVIIAIGTRLSEVTTQDYTLLSKNQTLIHIDIDADMLGNVYPPEMGIVADAKKTLLACMNLTIQPNWKDWVDKCRHTYEKASTLTSNHHNSKLTNFDVIELLQKHLPENAIITNDAGNFAGWLHSYFQFQKEKTYVGPTSGAMGYGLPAAIGVKLAKPDATVVSLSGDGGMMMTVQELETASRYQIPVISLVFNNQMYGTIRMHQEMHYPNKISGTDLGNIDFIGLAHSLNANGVKVDTRNELELALKEAMTSKIPTVIEIEMDREQISTSKTIDQIRNKS; via the coding sequence ATGTCCCAAATCATTGAAAAGGAACAGAAGAAGCGAGTTATGACAGGGGCAAAAGCGATTATTGAGTGCATGAAAATTGAAGAGGTGTCGAAGGTTTTTTGTGTACCTGGCGAAAGTTACTTGCCTGTATTGGATGCGATTTATGATGAGCAGACTATCGATTTAATTTCTGCACGGCATGAAGGTGGCGCCTCCTTTATGGCAGAAGGGTATGCAAAAGCAACACGGAAACCGGGTGTTGTCATGGCTACTCGAGGTGTGGGTGGAGCAAATTTAGCAATCGGGGTCCATACTGCTTATCAAGATTCTACACCAATGGTCGTTTTTCTTGGTCAAGTTCATAGTAAATTTCGCGGTCGCGAAGGATTTCAAGAAGTGGATTTAGACCAGTTTTTCGGTCATATTGCAAAATGGACAGTTGAAATTAAAGATGCCGAACGGGTGCCTGAACTTGTTCAGCGTGCTTTCCGTATTGCACAAACGGGTCGACCTGGACCGGTGGTTATATCATTGCCCGAAGATATGTTAAAAGTTGAAAGTGAAATGTCCTTTGGTCCGAAAGTGAAAATTCCAAGGCCTTCTCCCGCAATAGAAGAGGTTGTGGAAATTGGGGAAATTTTAGAAGGAGCCAAAAATCCACTTATTATCGCCGGTGGAGGGGTGATCCATTCAAATGGGGAACAGGCGCTAATTGATTTTGCTGAGAAATTCCATTTACCCGTTGTAGCGGCGTTTCGTAGGCATGATGTGTTTCCGAATAATCACCCCTTATATGTCGGTCATCTAGGGTTAGGAACTGCAAAGGGAGTTCTCGAAACAACGATGGAAGCCGATGTTATTATCGCAATAGGAACGAGACTTTCTGAAGTGACAACACAAGACTACACATTACTCTCCAAAAACCAAACATTAATTCATATTGACATCGATGCAGATATGCTAGGAAATGTCTATCCACCTGAAATGGGGATTGTCGCAGATGCAAAAAAGACCTTACTTGCTTGCATGAATTTAACTATCCAACCAAATTGGAAGGATTGGGTAGATAAATGTCGCCACACCTATGAAAAAGCATCCACGTTAACAAGTAATCATCATAATAGTAAGCTAACGAATTTTGATGTGATCGAATTACTGCAAAAACATCTTCCAGAGAACGCAATCATCACCAATGATGCAGGTAATTTTGCTGGTTGGCTCCATTCTTATTTTCAATTTCAGAAGGAAAAAACGTATGTAGGTCCAACATCTGGAGCGATGGGGTATGGACTGCCTGCGGCAATTGGTGTGAAATTAGCAAAACCTGATGCTACCGTTGTCTCCCTATCCGGTGATGGCGGAATGATGATGACTGTTCAGGAGCTAGAAACAGCTTCACGTTACCAAATTCCGGTCATTAGTCTCGTTTTTAACAATCAAATGTATGGAACGATTCGTATGCATCAAGAAATGCATTATCCGAATAAAATTAGTGGTACTGATTTAGGAAATATCGATTTTATCGGGCTTGCCCATTCCTTGAATGCAAATGGCGTAAAAGTGGATACAAGAAATGAGCTTGAACTTGCATTAAAAGAAGCGATGACGAGCAAAATCCCTACGGTTATTGAAATTGAAATGGATCGTGAACAAATCTCGACGTCCAAAACAATCGATCAAATTCGAAACAAATCATAA
- a CDS encoding LL-diaminopimelate aminotransferase encodes MSSLVSKRVQGLPPYLFSVIDEKKKRLQEKGVDVIDLGIGAPDLPTPNFIVERLIKELQDPHNFKYSGYSGCQEFREAVAAFYKKQYDVELDPNTEVLTLIGSKEGIAHVIPAMIDIGDAVLIPDPGYPVYRTATYLAGGECIDLPLDPKDQYRPIFSQLSPSICEKAKLMFLNYPGNPTAATVELDVFEEAVAFAKQHQIGVIHDSAYGLVTFDSFKAPSILQIEGAKDLAVEFGSLSKSFNMTGWRIGYVVGNREIIRALSNVKSNCDTSQFLPIQKAGAEALNSDYKTVEQNNAVYNERLEKMLAALKDIGIHVEKPRGSFFIWAPVPTGFTSQQFAEKVLEEAGVIITPGNAFGPSGEGYFRISLSVPTERLDEAVKRIKSLNLEVTKHVPNH; translated from the coding sequence ATGTCTTCTTTAGTTTCCAAACGGGTTCAAGGTTTGCCGCCTTATTTATTTTCCGTCATTGACGAAAAAAAGAAACGGCTGCAGGAAAAAGGGGTAGACGTCATTGATTTAGGCATTGGCGCACCTGATTTACCGACACCAAATTTTATTGTTGAGCGGTTAATTAAGGAATTACAGGATCCACACAACTTTAAATACTCCGGTTATTCTGGATGTCAGGAATTCCGAGAGGCAGTTGCTGCCTTTTATAAAAAACAATATGATGTGGAATTAGATCCTAACACTGAAGTTCTTACCTTAATCGGCTCTAAAGAAGGGATAGCCCATGTCATCCCAGCAATGATAGACATTGGTGATGCCGTTCTTATTCCAGATCCCGGTTATCCTGTATACAGGACTGCTACCTATTTAGCGGGAGGAGAATGTATTGATTTACCACTTGATCCAAAGGATCAATATCGTCCGATTTTTTCTCAGCTTTCACCATCCATCTGTGAAAAGGCGAAGCTCATGTTCTTAAACTATCCAGGAAATCCTACAGCCGCAACTGTTGAATTAGATGTATTTGAAGAAGCAGTTGCCTTCGCAAAACAACACCAAATAGGTGTCATCCACGACTCTGCATACGGATTAGTTACGTTTGATTCATTTAAAGCCCCAAGTATTTTACAAATTGAAGGTGCAAAAGATCTTGCCGTTGAATTCGGATCCCTATCAAAAAGTTTTAATATGACCGGCTGGAGAATTGGCTATGTCGTCGGGAATCGTGAAATTATTCGTGCCTTATCTAATGTAAAAAGCAATTGTGACACAAGTCAATTTTTACCCATACAAAAAGCAGGTGCAGAAGCGCTAAACAGTGATTATAAAACCGTTGAACAGAATAATGCCGTGTATAATGAGCGCTTAGAAAAAATGTTGGCTGCCTTAAAAGATATCGGTATTCATGTAGAAAAACCGAGAGGTTCGTTTTTCATTTGGGCACCTGTGCCAACTGGATTCACCTCACAACAATTTGCTGAAAAAGTATTGGAAGAAGCGGGCGTCATTATTACACCGGGAAATGCCTTTGGCCCATCTGGAGAAGGATATTTTCGCATTTCTTTATCTGTCCCAACCGAACGACTAGATGAAGCTGTAAAAAGAATAAAATCCCTGAATCTAGAGGTGACAAAACATGTCCCAAATCATTGA
- a CDS encoding DUF871 domain-containing protein, translated as MRQLGISVYPQYGTEKDQIDYLEKASSYGFTRMFTCLMSASEEKDLHTLKVLLTKANELGFEVIADVSPSVFQDLNLSFRDLGYFKELGLSGLRLDLGFSGLEESIMSLNEYGLKIELNMSQGTNYLEQILSYSPNKHSLIGCHNFYPRKYTGLSREHFIKCSKQYKEHGIRTAAMISSSHAKYGPWPVQEGLPSLEEHRYLPITVQAKDLYNTGLIDDLIIGNAFASDEELKQLSELNRYLLELSVDFVPNVSELEKKIALEKIHVNRGDVSAYVIRSTESRVQYKQESIPAHDTDSITRGSVTIDNNHYERYKGELHIALQDMENEGKTNTIGSIADEETFLLDKIRPWQKFKLIERTRR; from the coding sequence TTGAGACAACTTGGAATTTCTGTTTATCCGCAATATGGAACTGAAAAAGACCAAATCGATTATCTTGAAAAAGCAAGTTCGTATGGATTTACTCGAATGTTTACCTGTCTAATGTCTGCAAGTGAAGAAAAGGATTTACATACATTAAAGGTTTTATTAACAAAGGCTAATGAATTAGGGTTTGAAGTTATTGCCGATGTCAGTCCGAGTGTTTTTCAAGACCTTAACTTATCATTTAGAGATTTAGGCTATTTTAAAGAGCTTGGTTTATCAGGTTTACGACTTGATCTTGGGTTTTCAGGTTTAGAGGAAAGCATCATGTCGTTAAATGAATATGGCTTGAAAATTGAGTTGAATATGAGCCAAGGTACAAACTACTTAGAGCAAATTCTATCGTATTCTCCGAATAAACATTCGTTAATTGGCTGTCATAACTTTTATCCTCGCAAGTATACTGGATTATCGCGGGAACATTTTATCAAATGTTCGAAGCAGTATAAAGAACATGGAATTCGCACAGCTGCAATGATCTCTTCAAGTCATGCAAAATATGGTCCTTGGCCAGTGCAAGAAGGACTTCCGTCATTGGAAGAGCATCGCTATCTTCCTATTACCGTTCAAGCAAAAGATTTATATAATACTGGATTAATTGATGATTTAATTATTGGAAATGCTTTTGCTTCGGATGAGGAATTAAAACAACTATCCGAATTAAATCGCTATTTATTGGAGTTAAGTGTTGATTTTGTCCCTAACGTTTCGGAGTTAGAAAAGAAAATTGCTTTAGAAAAAATTCATGTGAACCGTGGGGATGTTTCCGCCTATGTGATTCGCTCAACAGAAAGCCGCGTACAATATAAACAAGAATCCATCCCTGCTCACGATACTGATTCAATTACGCGTGGAAGTGTAACCATTGATAATAATCACTACGAGAGATATAAAGGGGAATTACATATCGCCTTACAAGATATGGAGAATGAGGGGAAGACGAATACGATTGGATCTATAGCAGACGAGGAAACCTTTCTGTTAGATAAAATCAGACCTTGGCAGAAATTTAAGTTAATTGAGAGAACGAGAAGATAG
- a CDS encoding PTS lactose/cellobiose transporter subunit IIA, whose translation MNVEEIVMKIITHSGNAKSDAVEAIQAAKGKDIAAANELIEKAETELLHAHHVQTSLIQNEACGNKAEVTLFLVHAQDHLMNAITFKDLAKEFVELYESMNK comes from the coding sequence ATGAATGTAGAAGAAATTGTCATGAAAATCATTACTCATAGTGGAAATGCAAAAAGTGACGCAGTCGAAGCTATTCAAGCAGCTAAGGGAAAAGATATCGCAGCAGCGAATGAACTTATCGAGAAAGCGGAAACGGAATTGCTGCATGCGCATCACGTGCAAACATCATTAATCCAAAATGAAGCATGTGGAAATAAAGCAGAAGTCACCCTATTCCTTGTGCACGCACAAGACCACTTAATGAATGCCATTACATTTAAGGATCTTGCAAAAGAGTTTGTTGAGTTATATGAATCAATGAATAAATAA
- the celB gene encoding PTS cellobiose transporter subunit IIC: protein MNKLIGVLEKYFVPVAGRIGAQRHLVAIRDGFVTIMPLMILGSFATLINALPIDAYQSFMKSVFGENWTMFGGVLWQGTFAIVSLLVAFTIAYSLAKSYDKDGLSSGVVSIAALLSIMATTKDGGFPLSWASATGLFVAIFVALVSTEIFTRLLGNSKLNVKMPDGVPPAVSKSFAALLPAMITLTIFGLIKVITVKLGIPDLHQALYDLLQAPIAKLANTLWSAIVIAIVNHFLWFFGLHGSNILEPLMQAVYLPAINENIAALKAGAEIPNIVTKSFFDGFVYLGGSGATIGLLIAILISGRKHKQYKDLSKLSVAPGLFNINEPVVFGLPIVLNPILFIPFILTPLVLTILSYFAIATGIVPKTVVLLPWTTPPIIGGVVATASWKGGVLAAINLVISIIIYIPFIKMAERAFLKKENEQLHANPIQQAK, encoded by the coding sequence ATGAATAAACTAATAGGGGTATTAGAAAAATATTTTGTTCCTGTTGCAGGTCGAATAGGAGCACAAAGGCATTTAGTTGCGATTCGTGATGGTTTTGTGACGATCATGCCATTAATGATTCTCGGATCATTTGCAACATTAATTAACGCATTGCCAATAGATGCTTATCAAAGCTTTATGAAATCTGTTTTCGGTGAAAACTGGACGATGTTTGGCGGCGTATTGTGGCAAGGAACTTTTGCCATTGTATCATTGCTTGTTGCATTTACGATCGCCTATAGCTTGGCAAAATCTTATGATAAAGATGGACTTTCTTCAGGGGTAGTTTCCATTGCAGCATTGCTCTCAATTATGGCAACAACGAAGGATGGTGGGTTTCCGCTATCATGGGCAAGTGCTACCGGTCTTTTCGTAGCAATTTTTGTTGCGTTAGTATCAACTGAAATATTTACTAGATTACTAGGAAATTCTAAATTGAATGTAAAAATGCCTGATGGCGTACCGCCGGCAGTATCTAAATCCTTTGCCGCTCTTTTACCAGCAATGATTACGTTGACGATTTTCGGTCTTATTAAAGTTATTACAGTTAAATTAGGGATTCCTGACTTACATCAAGCATTATATGATTTATTACAAGCACCAATTGCAAAATTGGCCAATACATTATGGTCTGCCATTGTCATTGCGATTGTGAACCATTTCTTATGGTTCTTTGGTCTCCATGGCTCAAATATTTTAGAACCATTAATGCAAGCGGTTTATTTACCGGCTATTAATGAAAATATTGCTGCATTAAAAGCTGGTGCAGAAATACCAAACATTGTTACGAAATCGTTCTTTGACGGATTTGTTTATTTAGGTGGATCAGGAGCAACGATTGGACTGTTGATTGCCATTTTAATTTCTGGCCGTAAACATAAGCAATATAAAGATTTGTCGAAGTTATCAGTAGCACCAGGATTATTCAATATTAATGAACCAGTTGTATTTGGATTGCCAATTGTATTAAATCCAATTTTGTTTATTCCTTTTATTTTAACGCCATTAGTGTTAACGATTCTTAGTTATTTTGCGATTGCTACAGGCATTGTTCCTAAGACAGTTGTCTTGCTTCCATGGACAACACCGCCTATTATCGGTGGAGTGGTTGCAACAGCTTCATGGAAAGGCGGAGTTTTGGCGGCAATTAATCTAGTCATTTCAATCATTATTTACATTCCATTTATCAAAATGGCTGAGCGAGCATTTCTGAAAAAAGAAAACGAGCAATTACATGCCAATCCGATTCAACAAGCGAAATAG
- a CDS encoding PTS sugar transporter subunit IIB produces the protein MKKIMLVCSAGMSTSLLVTKMEKAAEQKGEEIKIFAVAEAEARNHFEEIDILLLGPQVRFLKGKLEKQLAGKGIPVQVIDSMDYGTMNGEAVLGKALQSLDG, from the coding sequence ATGAAAAAAATTATGTTAGTTTGTTCAGCAGGAATGTCTACAAGTTTATTAGTTACAAAGATGGAAAAAGCAGCGGAACAAAAGGGAGAAGAAATTAAAATTTTTGCAGTAGCAGAAGCCGAGGCTCGAAACCATTTTGAAGAGATTGATATTTTACTATTAGGTCCACAAGTGCGATTTTTAAAGGGGAAACTAGAGAAGCAACTTGCTGGTAAAGGAATTCCTGTTCAAGTAATCGATAGTATGGATTATGGAACGATGAACGGGGAAGCCGTTTTAGGTAAAGCGTTGCAATCACTCGATGGATAG
- a CDS encoding sigma 54-interacting transcriptional regulator, with product MSRKDEILHLLQTTKESFSALEIAEKFQLDRTNVSRYLNELFKENKIEKGSGKPIKYRIPSTLQNYPFQRLIGAEGSLKVAVQQAQAAILYPPRGLHTLILGKTGTGKSLFAECMYEYAKDSKVIQENAPFITFNCADYSQNPQLLYGHIFGIKKGAFTGADIDRPGLLEKCDQGILFLDEIHRLPHEGQEMLFTFIDKGEFRRLGETDSLRKASVQIIGATTEIPESFLLETFTRRIPMTITLPSLKDRRMEERYELIEYFLIQESKRLNETVYVDRRALSALLLYHTSANIGQLQRDLKLACAKAFLNYKSNQIQYLHITQMDLPVHVQKGLLDTKEFREKMNKLIGSDQEIFKFHEQQNKEEAIGTEDNLYDVIERKLHNLHQDGRSEAEIQKEILVDINQYFNQYLDQLPVSSVNEVVNESIWGMTERIYQFAEQELKRTFSKKMKFAFALHLQGTIDRIRQNSAIYHPNLNDIRKKYSMEFKISIEVAQMIEQEMDVEIPLDEIGYITMFLASDVEENMYHQEQLVGIIVMMHGKSTATSMLQTVQELLGVQQGKAIDMPLSMEVGEMYERVKNTVKNMNHSKGVLFLVDMGSLSSFGNLIFEETGVKTRTISMTSTPIVMEAVRKASLGRSLDDIYQSCLQLFDYQSNTIKSRGKSLKKAIITACFTGEGVALKLKSKLKSLIGNRDIELLSLQFLNRQAFTDKIAQITEQYDILAIVGTVHFQYDDIPFYSAIDIFQKNSFIEIEELIKDDEPFQKMANSLEGHIKTIPSIMQLIQRIRNLMHEIERKLNVTLEDGVDKGIIIHLIFLIENMKLNQPVRVFHEFEQFRKKYAREMSVIKETLASLEKEYYFILSESEIAYLCQMFMENRK from the coding sequence ATGAGCCGTAAAGACGAAATTTTGCATCTTTTACAAACAACAAAAGAGAGTTTTTCTGCACTGGAGATTGCAGAAAAATTTCAATTGGATCGAACAAATGTCAGCAGGTATTTAAATGAGCTATTTAAAGAAAATAAGATTGAAAAAGGTAGTGGAAAACCAATTAAGTATCGAATCCCATCAACGCTTCAAAACTATCCTTTTCAACGTTTAATTGGAGCAGAAGGAAGTTTGAAAGTGGCCGTTCAACAGGCACAAGCTGCCATTTTATATCCGCCTAGAGGGCTGCATACGCTCATTTTAGGAAAGACGGGAACTGGAAAATCACTTTTCGCCGAATGTATGTATGAATACGCAAAAGACTCGAAGGTTATCCAGGAAAATGCTCCGTTTATTACATTTAACTGTGCTGATTATTCTCAAAATCCACAGCTCTTATACGGGCATATTTTTGGGATAAAAAAAGGGGCATTTACGGGAGCGGATATAGACCGCCCTGGATTACTTGAAAAATGTGATCAAGGAATTTTATTTCTGGATGAAATTCACCGCCTTCCCCATGAAGGTCAAGAAATGTTGTTCACATTTATTGATAAAGGTGAGTTTCGAAGATTAGGAGAGACTGATTCTCTAAGAAAAGCTTCTGTTCAAATCATCGGTGCAACAACGGAGATTCCCGAGTCATTTTTACTTGAAACCTTTACTAGAAGGATTCCAATGACGATTACCCTTCCCTCATTAAAGGATCGAAGGATGGAGGAAAGGTATGAGCTGATCGAATATTTTCTTATACAAGAATCGAAACGCCTGAATGAGACCGTGTATGTTGACCGTAGGGCACTTAGTGCATTATTGCTTTATCATACGAGTGCAAATATTGGTCAGCTCCAACGCGATTTGAAACTAGCATGTGCCAAAGCATTCCTTAACTATAAATCTAATCAAATTCAATACTTACATATAACGCAAATGGATTTACCAGTCCATGTTCAAAAAGGACTGCTTGATACGAAAGAATTTCGTGAAAAAATGAACAAGCTTATTGGCAGTGACCAAGAGATTTTCAAGTTTCATGAGCAGCAAAATAAGGAGGAAGCCATAGGGACAGAAGATAATTTATATGATGTCATAGAACGGAAGCTTCACAATTTGCATCAAGATGGTAGAAGTGAGGCGGAAATACAAAAGGAAATTCTAGTAGATATCAATCAATATTTCAATCAATATTTAGACCAACTTCCTGTTAGTAGTGTAAATGAAGTTGTAAATGAATCGATTTGGGGAATGACGGAAAGAATTTATCAATTTGCGGAACAAGAATTGAAAAGAACATTTAGTAAAAAAATGAAATTTGCCTTTGCTCTTCATTTACAAGGGACGATTGACCGGATTCGGCAAAATTCAGCAATTTATCATCCGAATTTAAATGATATTCGCAAAAAATATTCGATGGAATTTAAGATTTCGATTGAAGTTGCGCAAATGATTGAACAAGAAATGGATGTAGAAATCCCACTTGATGAAATTGGCTATATTACGATGTTTTTGGCTTCTGATGTTGAAGAAAATATGTATCATCAAGAACAACTTGTCGGCATTATTGTTATGATGCATGGGAAATCAACTGCTACAAGCATGCTGCAAACTGTTCAGGAATTACTAGGAGTTCAGCAAGGAAAAGCGATCGATATGCCGTTATCAATGGAAGTTGGCGAAATGTATGAACGTGTTAAAAATACGGTGAAAAATATGAACCATTCAAAAGGTGTTCTTTTTCTTGTCGATATGGGGTCACTTTCTTCGTTTGGAAATTTAATTTTTGAAGAAACAGGTGTGAAAACGAGGACGATCTCCATGACGAGCACACCTATCGTAATGGAGGCTGTGCGCAAAGCGTCATTAGGGAGAAGTTTGGATGATATTTATCAAAGTTGTTTGCAGTTGTTCGACTATCAGTCTAATACAATTAAATCCCGCGGAAAATCATTGAAGAAGGCGATTATTACAGCTTGCTTTACAGGTGAAGGAGTTGCTCTTAAATTAAAATCGAAGCTAAAGAGCCTTATTGGAAACAGGGATATCGAACTGTTGTCTTTACAATTTTTAAATCGTCAAGCATTTACAGACAAAATCGCACAAATCACTGAACAATATGATATTTTAGCAATTGTTGGCACCGTTCATTTTCAGTATGACGATATACCATTTTATTCGGCGATTGATATTTTTCAAAAAAATTCTTTCATAGAAATCGAGGAACTAATTAAAGATGACGAGCCATTTCAAAAAATGGCGAACTCTCTTGAAGGACATATTAAAACGATTCCATCTATTATGCAATTAATTCAAAGAATCCGAAATCTTATGCATGAGATTGAACGAAAATTAAATGTTACTCTTGAAGATGGGGTAGATAAGGGAATTATCATCCATCTTATCTTTCTAATCGAAAATATGAAATTGAATCAGCCGGTACGAGTGTTTCATGAGTTTGAACAATTTCGAAAAAAGTATGCTCGTGAAATGAGTGTGATAAAAGAAACCTTGGCAAGTCTTGAGAAGGAATATTATTTTATTTTATCGGAATCCGAAATCGCTTACTTGTGTCAAATGTTTATGGAGAATCGTAAATAA
- a CDS encoding polysaccharide biosynthesis protein: MSTFFKGTFLLVVVAFIGECVEFFINMVLANELGEVGMGLYMSILPVIFFIVVLASMELPVSISKFIAEKEEKYHFSMLQHAIRFTVLFTIVLVVVSILVLPILPVFNHYHPYIRALVIVIIPLVSFSSVARGYFMGVQHMGKIATANFLRRIVQLGLLVIIYKLFQFELDKAIFIALCTLVGSELIVFIYLVNTFFLQFKYFKNKNNARLTGKSVRKSLMSVSLPTTGMRISHSITHAIQPFLIKAALMKAGFSGTMAIEHFGLLTGVAFSIGFFPAFIAHSLSTVLIPTVSEAYAKRDFEKLRNLLQQVILMTFIYGIPAIIIFHIFAKPLTHMFFDSDIAPLYLQLLWPYFLFHFFAIPMQAILIGIGLIKDTLLHFLWSTVVMFVMMYILGSNQQFNMTGIILGMNTGALLIMLMHYVTICKKIGVTLLFRRPVKHSY; the protein is encoded by the coding sequence ATGAGTACGTTTTTTAAAGGAACGTTTCTGTTAGTTGTTGTTGCATTTATTGGTGAATGTGTTGAATTTTTTATAAATATGGTGCTAGCAAATGAGCTTGGTGAAGTTGGAATGGGCTTATATATGTCTATTTTGCCAGTTATTTTCTTTATTGTTGTGTTGGCAAGTATGGAATTACCCGTGTCGATTTCAAAATTCATTGCCGAAAAGGAAGAGAAGTATCATTTTAGTATGCTTCAGCACGCCATCCGCTTTACCGTGCTTTTTACTATTGTATTAGTAGTAGTCTCTATTTTGGTACTGCCCATTCTTCCTGTATTTAATCATTATCATCCCTATATTCGAGCATTAGTCATCGTAATCATCCCACTTGTATCCTTTTCATCAGTAGCTAGGGGATATTTTATGGGTGTACAGCATATGGGCAAAATTGCAACGGCCAATTTTTTACGAAGAATCGTTCAATTAGGCCTCCTTGTGATTATTTATAAATTGTTTCAATTTGAACTAGATAAAGCGATTTTTATCGCATTATGCACTTTAGTTGGAAGTGAGTTAATCGTTTTTATTTATTTGGTCAATACGTTTTTTCTCCAATTTAAGTATTTTAAAAATAAGAACAATGCCCGTTTAACAGGTAAATCGGTGAGAAAAAGTTTGATGTCTGTCTCGTTACCAACAACAGGTATGCGAATTTCTCACTCTATTACACATGCGATACAACCCTTTTTAATCAAGGCTGCATTAATGAAAGCGGGATTTTCGGGAACGATGGCTATTGAGCACTTTGGGTTGTTAACCGGAGTAGCATTTAGTATCGGCTTCTTTCCAGCATTTATTGCTCATTCTTTATCAACTGTCCTCATTCCTACGGTATCTGAAGCATATGCGAAAAGGGATTTTGAAAAGCTTCGCAATCTTTTACAGCAAGTCATACTCATGACGTTTATTTATGGAATACCTGCGATTATTATTTTTCATATCTTTGCCAAACCGCTCACCCATATGTTTTTTGATTCAGATATTGCACCGCTTTACTTACAATTACTTTGGCCATATTTCTTGTTTCACTTTTTTGCAATTCCGATGCAAGCGATTTTGATTGGCATTGGTCTGATTAAGGACACGCTCCTACATTTTCTATGGTCAACGGTCGTTATGTTCGTCATGATGTATATCCTTGGTTCGAATCAGCAATTTAATATGACAGGAATCATTCTTGGCATGAATACGGGGGCATTACTCATTATGCTTATGCATTATGTCACGATATGTAAGAAAATCGGTGTAACGTTACTATTTAGAAGGCCGGTGAAGCATTCCTATTAG